The following proteins come from a genomic window of Nostoc sp. TCL26-01:
- a CDS encoding FAD-binding protein, protein MKLTAKQEEKELLTENELQLSADVLVIGGGPAAAWAAWAAASQGVKVIIADKGFLGTSGAAAASGNGIMAPSPENWDKVVSERYRAGKELANLRWIERVIEKTWLSLPLVETWGYRFPKENGESVRMSYYGPEYMRVMRKNLLRSGVQILDQSPALELLLAEDGSVAGARGVQRQHHRTYTVRAGAVVLANGGCAFLSKALGCNTNTGDGLLMAVEAGGELSSMEASNHYAISTAFNATVTRGVPFGWASYTDEAGNDLGGYINGRRDPGFLPDALTKGSVYARLDQATPEVKAVIEKSHFIAFLPYKKAGIDPYTERVPVTLILEGTVRGTGGIRIVNDHCATKVPGLFAAGDAASREFLAGLASGGGGPNAAWAISTGQWAGEGAAAFAKSLGARANERVARAAGQVGLRSNSPASQKFDSEEIVSGVQAQMFPLEKNYWRSEQKLLDSLAKLEVLWQQVQKSPKQDTVRDIEFSRRAVALTAVARWAYFSALHRTETRSEHIRVDYLQTDPHQRYYQATGGLDKLWVRRDWITDTLASAPLQTTQTTPVVSNL, encoded by the coding sequence ATGAAACTGACTGCCAAGCAGGAGGAAAAGGAATTGCTAACAGAAAATGAACTACAACTAAGTGCTGATGTGCTGGTAATTGGTGGCGGCCCTGCTGCTGCGTGGGCAGCATGGGCAGCAGCATCTCAAGGTGTCAAAGTCATCATTGCTGATAAAGGTTTTCTGGGTACAAGCGGTGCAGCTGCGGCCAGTGGCAATGGGATTATGGCTCCTTCTCCGGAGAATTGGGACAAAGTTGTATCAGAGCGTTATCGCGCAGGAAAAGAGCTAGCTAACTTACGTTGGATTGAGCGTGTCATCGAAAAAACTTGGCTCAGTTTGCCCCTAGTAGAAACATGGGGCTATCGGTTTCCCAAGGAAAATGGGGAATCTGTGCGCATGAGTTATTATGGCCCAGAATATATGCGGGTAATGCGGAAAAACCTGTTGCGTTCTGGTGTGCAGATTCTCGACCAAAGTCCGGCTTTAGAGCTTTTATTGGCTGAAGACGGCTCAGTGGCAGGAGCAAGAGGTGTGCAACGGCAGCACCATCGTACCTATACCGTTCGTGCTGGTGCGGTGGTCTTGGCAAATGGTGGTTGTGCGTTCTTGAGTAAAGCCTTAGGTTGCAATACTAATACAGGTGATGGACTGCTGATGGCAGTAGAAGCTGGTGGTGAACTTTCCAGTATGGAAGCGTCCAATCACTATGCAATTTCGACGGCTTTTAATGCTACGGTGACGAGGGGTGTTCCTTTTGGCTGGGCTAGTTATACTGATGAGGCAGGTAACGATCTTGGTGGTTATATCAATGGTCGTCGCGATCCTGGGTTCCTCCCTGATGCTCTGACGAAAGGTTCCGTTTATGCTCGTTTAGATCAAGCTACACCTGAAGTTAAAGCAGTGATTGAAAAGTCTCATTTCATCGCTTTTCTACCATATAAAAAAGCTGGCATTGATCCCTATACGGAGCGAGTACCTGTAACCCTGATTTTAGAAGGTACAGTCCGAGGTACGGGTGGAATTCGGATTGTCAATGATCATTGTGCGACAAAAGTGCCTGGACTTTTTGCGGCTGGTGATGCAGCATCGCGGGAGTTTTTAGCAGGGTTAGCTTCTGGTGGTGGTGGCCCTAATGCTGCTTGGGCAATCTCTACAGGACAATGGGCTGGAGAAGGCGCTGCTGCTTTTGCCAAGAGTCTGGGCGCACGTGCAAATGAAAGGGTTGCACGTGCAGCTGGTCAAGTGGGATTGCGCTCAAACTCTCCTGCGTCTCAAAAATTTGATAGTGAGGAGATTGTAAGCGGTGTCCAAGCGCAGATGTTCCCGTTAGAGAAAAATTACTGGCGTTCTGAGCAAAAACTTCTCGATTCTCTTGCCAAACTAGAAGTTCTGTGGCAACAGGTACAAAAAAGTCCCAAACAAGATACTGTGCGCGATATAGAATTTTCTCGTCGGGCCGTTGCGCTCACAGCTGTAGCGAGATGGGCATATTTTAGTGCTTTACACCGCACGGAAACTCGCAGCGAACATATCCGCGTAGACTATCTCCAGACTGATCCCCACCAACGTTATTATCAAGCCACAGGCGGCTTAGATAAGCTATGGGTACGGCGTGATTGGATTACGGATACTCTGGCCTCAGCACCATTACAAACAACTCAAACTACACCTGTTGTATCAAATTTGTAG
- a CDS encoding ferredoxin family protein codes for MIELVSHKLCINCNLCVQVCPTNVFDAVPDEPPVIARKEDCQTCFMCEAYCPADALYVAPQSHTEVAVNEDKLIESGIMGEYRRILGWGYGRKNNSELDTAHKLRQLPRPYQS; via the coding sequence ATGATTGAGCTTGTCAGCCATAAACTCTGTATTAATTGCAATCTGTGCGTTCAAGTTTGTCCTACTAATGTCTTTGATGCAGTTCCCGACGAACCACCTGTAATTGCCCGTAAAGAAGATTGTCAAACTTGTTTTATGTGTGAGGCATATTGTCCGGCGGATGCGCTTTATGTTGCCCCCCAATCTCATACCGAGGTTGCAGTCAATGAAGATAAGTTAATTGAAAGTGGCATTATGGGTGAATATCGTCGGATATTGGGTTGGGGATATGGTAGAAAAAATAATAGTGAATTAGATACTGCTCATAAACTACGTCAATTGCCACGCCCTTATCAAAGTTAA
- a CDS encoding GNAT family N-acetyltransferase — MLELITPTYNLHLEFLDLVAEYQQAGEFRMFDQNNLTLIQEDFSTYIQYLENNSQGINLKPGFVPATNFWLVMNSKIILGESQLRHWLVPTLEHRGGHIGYMIRPLQRSKGYGTTILAMTLEKAKNMGLSRVLLTCDQDNLASARIIQKNQGKLTSEGLWENSDKVISRYWIDL; from the coding sequence ATGCTGGAACTAATTACCCCAACTTACAATTTACATTTAGAGTTTCTCGATCTGGTTGCTGAATATCAGCAAGCTGGTGAGTTTCGTATGTTCGATCAAAATAACTTGACGTTAATCCAGGAAGATTTTTCAACCTATATTCAATATTTAGAAAATAATTCCCAAGGTATTAATTTAAAGCCGGGTTTTGTGCCGGCGACAAATTTTTGGTTAGTGATGAACAGTAAAATAATTCTAGGCGAAAGCCAATTGCGTCACTGGCTAGTACCTACTTTAGAACATCGAGGAGGACATATTGGATATATGATTCGTCCTCTCCAGAGAAGTAAAGGATATGGTACAACAATACTCGCTATGACTTTAGAGAAAGCTAAAAATATGGGATTAAGTCGCGTTCTTTTGACTTGTGACCAGGATAATCTTGCTTCTGCCCGTATAATTCAGAAAAATCAAGGTAAATTAACAAGTGAGGGATTATGGGAAAATTCGGACAAAGTAATTTCTCGTTATTGGATTGATTTATGA
- a CDS encoding HAD family hydrolase produces MTNLFELDKITMGYSAIIFDLDNTLLNFELCERQAILDALEVCAISLDLHEISETTFLQVFETYNSQYWRQRDVFSPHKIIEMSYQSTLAHLKIKTDKTNHLSQSFWHIFNNSAITEPDVDEVLTFLAPSYRLAVITNGFVSAQVPRMKAAGIDHFFQEIVVSEAIGFAKPSPEIFHHTLSKLDLKPAQVLYVGDSLNHDYAGAMQVNIDFCYYNRKNLALAPEVKPKFMINKLLKLLELFK; encoded by the coding sequence ATGACAAATTTATTTGAGCTTGATAAAATTACAATGGGTTATTCAGCAATAATTTTTGATTTAGATAATACACTGTTGAACTTTGAGCTATGCGAACGTCAAGCCATTCTTGATGCGTTAGAAGTTTGTGCAATATCTTTAGATTTACATGAAATAAGTGAAACTACTTTTTTGCAAGTGTTTGAAACTTATAACTCACAGTATTGGAGACAACGAGATGTGTTTTCTCCTCATAAAATAATTGAGATGTCTTATCAAAGTACACTTGCTCATTTAAAAATAAAAACAGATAAAACTAACCATCTTAGTCAAAGCTTTTGGCATATTTTCAATAATTCAGCTATAACAGAACCCGATGTAGATGAAGTGCTAACTTTTCTCGCACCCAGTTATCGATTAGCCGTCATCACAAACGGTTTTGTATCAGCACAAGTACCCAGAATGAAAGCTGCGGGAATTGACCACTTTTTCCAGGAAATTGTAGTTTCGGAAGCAATTGGGTTTGCTAAACCATCTCCTGAAATATTTCATCATACGTTATCAAAATTAGATTTAAAACCAGCACAAGTACTTTACGTTGGGGATTCTCTCAATCATGACTATGCGGGAGCAATGCAAGTGAATATTGATTTTTGCTATTACAACAGAAAAAATCTAGCTTTAGCACCAGAAGTTAAACCAAAATTTATGATAAACAAACTCTTAAAATTGCTGGAATTATTTAAATAA
- a CDS encoding GNAT family N-acetyltransferase, with amino-acid sequence MTNKITVGKQIKIRQADIRDAQRITNLCEQLGYSVTNQQTEQRLTKIQNNDAHIVYVATLENEYVIGWAHAHVSDLLVIPTQAMLLGLVVDKDYRHKGIGRILMQQIEQWASLVGCEAVILRSNVRRKEAHLFYEKIGYINIKQSLAFQKQLL; translated from the coding sequence ATGACAAATAAGATCACTGTAGGCAAGCAAATTAAAATTAGACAAGCTGATATTAGAGACGCACAACGAATTACGAATCTTTGTGAACAACTTGGATATTCCGTGACAAATCAACAAACAGAGCAGCGACTTACTAAAATTCAAAATAATGATGCTCATATTGTATATGTTGCCACTTTAGAAAATGAATATGTTATTGGTTGGGCGCACGCTCATGTTAGTGATTTATTAGTTATTCCCACTCAAGCGATGCTTTTAGGGTTAGTTGTTGACAAAGATTATCGGCACAAGGGAATTGGACGTATTTTAATGCAACAAATTGAACAATGGGCTTCTCTAGTTGGATGTGAAGCCGTTATATTACGTTCTAATGTTAGACGCAAAGAGGCACATTTATTTTATGAAAAAATTGGCTACATCAATATAAAACAGTCTTTAGCTTTTCAGAAACAATTGCTTTAG
- a CDS encoding GNAT family N-acetyltransferase, with the protein MQLIETFSTPRLFAERLRFQHLHELYHMHQNTQVMATLGGVYSSEATRLFIFNNLHHWQCFGFGLWVFRDKVNNQFVGRAGLRNTNIEGNDEVELAYAVIAKFWGKGLATEMGAEILKIGLEILKLPEIICLTLTTNKASQRVMEKLGFQYDRQIVHASLPHLLYRLTISDRSP; encoded by the coding sequence ATGCAGTTAATAGAAACCTTTTCTACACCTCGTTTATTTGCCGAACGCTTACGTTTTCAACATTTGCATGAACTTTATCATATGCACCAAAATACACAAGTGATGGCAACTTTAGGTGGTGTTTATTCTAGCGAAGCAACAAGACTTTTCATTTTCAATAACTTGCATCATTGGCAATGTTTTGGATTCGGTTTGTGGGTATTTCGAGACAAAGTTAACAATCAGTTTGTCGGTCGTGCTGGTCTTCGGAATACCAATATAGAAGGCAATGATGAGGTAGAATTAGCTTACGCTGTGATAGCTAAATTCTGGGGTAAAGGTTTAGCAACAGAAATGGGTGCAGAAATATTAAAAATTGGTTTGGAAATACTCAAGTTACCGGAGATAATTTGCTTGACTCTAACGACTAACAAAGCGTCACAAAGAGTTATGGAAAAGTTGGGTTTTCAATACGATCGCCAAATTGTCCATGCAAGTTTACCCCATTTATTATATCGCTTAACAATTAGCGATCGCTCTCCATGA
- the gatA gene encoding Asp-tRNA(Asn)/Glu-tRNA(Gln) amidotransferase subunit GatA — MASIRELHEQLVKKERSAVEITQETLDRIQTLEPKLHSFLHVTAQKALEQASAVDAKIAAGEEIGLLAGIPIGVKDNLCTKGIPTTCASRMLENFVPPYESTVTQKLLDAGAVVVGKTNLDEFAMGGSTENSAYHVTLNPWDLSRVPGGSSGGSASAVAAEECVVSVGSDTGGSIRQPASFCGVVGIKPTYGLVSRYGLVAFASSLDQIGPFGRSVEDTAVLLSAIAGYDPKDSTSLKVEIPNYAASLRPDLKARGKMRIGIIKETFGEGLDSVVEQAVTKAIDQLQSLGAEIHIVSCPSFRYGVPSYYIIAPSEASANLARYDGVKYGYRAPDADNLLSMYTRTRSTGFGAEVKRRIMIGTYALSAGYYDAYYLKAQKIRTLIKQDFEKAFKQVDVLACPTVPSTAFKVGEKNTDPLSMYLLDLMTIPVNLAGLPGISVPCGFDDQGLPIGLQLIGKVLREDQILQVAYAYEQSTSWHLQQPQI, encoded by the coding sequence ATGGCATCCATCCGCGAGTTGCACGAACAACTAGTAAAAAAAGAACGTTCTGCTGTTGAAATTACCCAAGAAACTTTAGACCGTATTCAAACTCTAGAGCCAAAATTGCATAGTTTCTTACACGTAACAGCACAGAAGGCGTTAGAGCAGGCTAGTGCTGTGGATGCCAAGATAGCGGCAGGTGAAGAAATTGGTTTGTTGGCGGGAATTCCCATTGGCGTTAAAGATAATCTGTGTACGAAAGGGATTCCCACTACTTGCGCCTCTCGAATGTTAGAAAATTTTGTGCCGCCTTATGAATCAACGGTGACACAAAAGCTACTTGATGCAGGAGCAGTAGTTGTTGGCAAAACTAATTTAGATGAGTTTGCGATGGGTGGTTCCACAGAAAACTCAGCTTATCACGTCACTCTCAATCCGTGGGATTTGTCGCGGGTTCCTGGTGGTTCTTCGGGAGGTTCAGCCTCGGCTGTAGCGGCGGAGGAATGTGTGGTTTCTGTGGGTTCTGACACTGGTGGTTCCATCCGTCAACCAGCATCTTTTTGTGGTGTTGTGGGAATTAAACCGACTTATGGGTTAGTTTCTCGCTATGGCTTAGTGGCGTTTGCTTCATCTTTAGACCAAATTGGCCCTTTTGGACGCTCAGTCGAAGATACGGCAGTTTTGTTGAGTGCGATCGCCGGTTATGATCCTAAAGACTCTACCAGTCTGAAAGTGGAGATTCCTAACTATGCAGCTAGCTTAAGACCAGACCTCAAAGCCAGAGGTAAAATGCGCATTGGGATTATCAAAGAAACTTTTGGCGAAGGTTTAGATTCTGTTGTAGAACAAGCAGTTACTAAAGCAATTGACCAACTACAAAGTCTGGGTGCAGAAATTCATATTGTTTCCTGTCCCAGTTTCCGTTATGGCGTACCTAGTTACTATATCATCGCCCCATCGGAAGCATCAGCTAACCTAGCTCGTTACGATGGTGTTAAATATGGTTACCGCGCACCTGATGCAGATAACCTGTTATCAATGTACACACGGACTCGTTCCACTGGTTTTGGCGCGGAAGTTAAGCGTCGGATTATGATTGGTACGTATGCTTTGTCTGCCGGCTATTATGACGCATACTATTTGAAAGCTCAAAAAATCCGCACCCTGATTAAACAAGACTTTGAGAAAGCTTTTAAGCAAGTTGATGTGCTAGCTTGTCCGACAGTGCCATCAACGGCGTTTAAAGTAGGCGAGAAAAATACTGACCCTTTAAGTATGTATCTACTAGACTTGATGACAATTCCTGTCAATCTAGCTGGATTACCTGGTATCAGCGTCCCCTGTGGCTTTGATGATCAAGGATTGCCAATTGGTTTGCAACTAATTGGCAAAGTCCTACGAGAAGATCAAATACTACAAGTAGCCTATGCTTACGAGCAGTCTACCAGTTGGCATTTACAACAGCCACAAATATGA
- a CDS encoding RodZ family helix-turn-helix domain-containing protein, with amino-acid sequence MNLLNEAQQQQLKEISKYLVQVRQEQSIRIEEVAAKTHIRLYFLQALDAGKFAELPEPVYIQGFIRRYADILGLDGQALANSFTVNPPPIESPNNPPKSESKPNIRIPLFIPYLGLLAVAAIALIYILNPKLISQSLAKKQASTVTKTQQTKPPAKKPNSVVTNPQPATPSPIATSLTNSQTVTPSPTANGNLAVTLELQGKSWLQVKADGKTEFIGELSKGERRTWTAKKQLTVRSGNAGAVLVSVNEQPAKPLGINGVVKEVTYTPEVISQ; translated from the coding sequence GTGAACCTATTAAATGAGGCTCAACAACAGCAACTCAAAGAAATAAGTAAATATTTAGTCCAGGTAAGACAAGAGCAGTCTATAAGGATAGAAGAAGTAGCTGCTAAAACACATATTAGACTATATTTCTTACAAGCTTTAGATGCTGGAAAATTTGCAGAATTACCTGAGCCTGTTTACATTCAAGGCTTTATCCGGCGGTATGCAGATATTTTAGGCTTAGACGGTCAAGCTTTAGCCAACTCTTTTACCGTCAATCCTCCACCGATTGAATCTCCAAATAATCCGCCAAAATCAGAATCAAAACCCAATATCCGCATCCCCCTATTTATACCCTATCTGGGATTACTAGCAGTTGCAGCGATCGCACTTATTTACATACTCAATCCCAAACTCATATCCCAGTCTCTAGCAAAAAAACAAGCATCCACAGTCACCAAAACCCAACAAACCAAACCTCCAGCAAAAAAGCCAAACTCAGTAGTTACCAACCCCCAACCAGCAACCCCATCACCCATAGCCACATCCCTAACCAATAGCCAAACAGTAACGCCATCACCCACAGCCAACGGGAATCTAGCAGTTACTTTAGAATTACAAGGCAAATCATGGTTACAAGTAAAAGCCGATGGTAAAACTGAGTTTATCGGTGAGTTAAGCAAAGGAGAGCGCAGAACTTGGACAGCCAAGAAACAATTAACTGTCCGTTCTGGTAATGCTGGCGCTGTCTTAGTTTCCGTGAATGAACAACCAGCCAAACCCCTGGGGATTAATGGCGTTGTCAAAGAAGTAACATATACGCCAGAGGTGATTAGTCAATAG
- a CDS encoding COR domain-containing protein, producing the protein MTNEELLQIIEQAAREKVTVLDLSGKGLTTLPAEINQLSCLSLFKLSKNQLMVLPAEISELSNLSQLYLSYNQLTTFPKEISKLSNLSQLYLSYNQLTTLPPDIGQLSRLSRLKLSKNKLTTLPSEIGQLCYLSQLELVDNQLTTLPPEIGQLSRLNYLYLSSNQLTTLPPEIGQLSRLSHLYLIGNQLTTLPPEIGQLSRLSHLYLIGNQLTTLPPEIGQLSRLSHLYLRDNQLTTLPTQIGQLQHLETLDLENNNLINLPPEIQQLTQLKQLNLRGEGNTKLQIPTEVLGDLWEKLGEPAKILSYYFSLQAEPDKPLNEAKVLLVGQGSVGKTSLIKGLIENIYDPHECKTEGINVQNWQVIINHQPIRLNVWDFGGQEIMHATHQFFLTKRSLYLLVLDARLDERQNELEYWLKIIQSFGSDSPIIIVGNKIDQHPLDIDQKGLREKYTTIKDIVSVSCATGAGLQELRSVITRELAALKDIHDRLPKSWFQVKNCLEEKKESKIDYISYKQYQDLCNEEQVTSDRHQSTLIELLHRLGIILNFRDDDRLEDTNVLNPEWVTNGVYKILNDNQLLTIFRGILDREQLNRILYSACYPRNKQLFIVDMMQKFELCFPLEDGKCFLIPDLLPKGEPATGKWQNVLAFQYHYNVLPSSIISRFIVRMHHLADQQTWWRSGIVLKHRDNRALVKSDREDQKIFISISGNYSGRRELLAMIRSQFDAIHQTIKGLITQEKVPLLAHPQILVDYTHLLDLEELGETSFIPSGLKTKVSVQQLLDGIEPRTQRRERQHDDEYTDFDPSLITRQSPSILEKEIFISYTWQGESEEFVNNLDQVLQSKGITTVRDKRDLGYKGLIKEFMQRIGRGKCVITVISDRYLKSPNCMFELVQIAKNGNFYNRIFPIVLQDAKIYDPIDRADYIIHWEAKSRELETKIKQLSSTANVPSLQRSINEYTEIRATIDGLVDILQNMNTLTADIHSESGFTELQQAIIDRLDE; encoded by the coding sequence ATGACTAACGAAGAACTGCTACAAATTATTGAACAAGCAGCCAGGGAGAAAGTGACCGTATTAGACCTCTCTGGGAAAGGTTTAACAACGCTTCCAGCAGAGATTAATCAACTTTCTTGTCTCAGTCTGTTTAAACTCAGTAAAAATCAACTGATGGTGTTGCCAGCAGAGATTAGCGAACTTTCCAATCTCAGTCAGCTTTACCTCAGCTACAATCAACTGACGACGTTCCCAAAGGAGATTAGTAAACTTTCCAACCTCAGTCAACTTTACCTCAGTTATAATCAACTGACGACGCTACCACCGGATATTGGTCAACTTTCTCGTCTCAGTCGGCTTAAACTGAGTAAAAATAAACTAACAACACTGCCCTCGGAAATTGGTCAACTTTGCTACCTAAGTCAGCTTGAACTAGTTGATAATCAATTAACAACGCTACCCCCAGAAATTGGGCAACTTTCTCGCCTTAATTATCTCTACCTTAGTAGCAATCAACTGACAACACTACCACCGGAGATTGGTCAACTTTCTCGTTTGAGTCACCTTTATCTCATTGGCAATCAACTGACGACACTACCACCGGAGATTGGTCAACTTTCTCGTTTGAGTCACCTTTATCTCATTGGCAATCAACTGACGACACTACCACCGGAGATTGGTCAACTTTCTCGTTTGAGTCATCTTTATCTTAGAGACAATCAACTGACAACACTCCCAACACAAATTGGTCAACTGCAACATCTAGAAACTCTTGATCTTGAAAATAATAACTTGATCAATTTGCCACCAGAAATACAGCAATTAACTCAACTTAAACAGCTAAATCTGCGTGGTGAAGGAAACACGAAGTTACAGATTCCAACAGAAGTTTTAGGAGATTTATGGGAAAAATTAGGTGAGCCAGCTAAAATTCTGAGCTATTATTTCTCTCTCCAAGCAGAACCAGATAAACCACTTAATGAAGCTAAAGTATTATTAGTAGGACAAGGTAGTGTAGGTAAAACTTCCTTAATAAAAGGGCTAATTGAAAATATTTACGACCCCCATGAATGTAAGACAGAAGGTATTAACGTCCAGAACTGGCAAGTGATTATTAATCATCAACCCATTCGGTTGAATGTGTGGGATTTTGGTGGACAGGAAATTATGCACGCCACTCACCAATTTTTTCTCACTAAACGCAGTCTGTATTTGTTGGTACTAGATGCTCGTCTGGATGAACGACAAAACGAATTAGAATACTGGCTAAAAATAATTCAAAGCTTTGGTAGTGATTCCCCGATCATTATTGTAGGCAACAAGATTGATCAACATCCCCTAGACATTGACCAAAAAGGACTCCGCGAGAAGTACACAACCATTAAAGATATCGTCTCTGTTTCCTGTGCAACTGGTGCAGGTTTACAGGAATTACGGTCAGTTATTACCCGTGAATTAGCAGCTTTAAAAGATATTCACGATCGCTTACCGAAAAGTTGGTTTCAAGTTAAAAATTGCTTAGAAGAAAAGAAAGAAAGCAAAATTGACTATATTTCCTACAAACAGTATCAAGATTTATGTAATGAAGAGCAAGTTACAAGCGATCGCCACCAATCCACTTTGATTGAACTATTACACAGACTCGGCATTATCCTCAACTTTCGTGATGACGATCGCCTAGAAGACACAAACGTTCTGAACCCAGAATGGGTAACAAATGGTGTATACAAAATACTTAATGACAACCAACTATTAACAATATTTCGAGGCATTTTAGATCGTGAACAACTCAACCGCATCTTATATAGTGCTTGCTATCCCCGAAATAAACAATTATTCATTGTTGATATGATGCAGAAGTTTGAACTCTGCTTTCCTTTAGAAGATGGTAAATGCTTCCTCATCCCCGACTTACTTCCCAAGGGAGAACCAGCCACAGGTAAGTGGCAAAATGTTTTAGCCTTCCAATACCATTACAATGTCCTTCCTAGCAGCATTATTTCTCGTTTCATTGTCAGAATGCACCACCTTGCCGATCAACAAACTTGGTGGCGTAGTGGAATTGTGTTGAAACACCGCGATAATCGTGCCTTAGTAAAAAGCGATCGAGAAGACCAAAAAATCTTCATCTCTATAAGTGGTAATTACTCTGGTAGACGAGAACTATTAGCCATGATTCGTTCCCAATTCGATGCGATTCATCAGACTATTAAAGGACTAATTACTCAAGAAAAAGTGCCTCTCCTTGCTCATCCTCAGATTTTAGTAGACTATACACATTTACTCGATTTAGAAGAGTTGGGTGAGACCAGCTTTATCCCTTCTGGGTTAAAAACAAAAGTTAGTGTCCAACAATTGTTAGATGGTATTGAACCGCGAACACAACGGCGAGAGAGACAGCATGATGACGAATATACTGATTTTGATCCATCTCTAATTACCCGTCAATCTCCATCAATCTTAGAGAAAGAAATTTTTATATCTTATACTTGGCAAGGGGAAAGCGAGGAATTTGTCAATAATTTAGACCAAGTATTACAGTCAAAAGGTATCACTACTGTTCGAGATAAGCGAGATTTAGGATACAAAGGACTAATTAAAGAGTTTATGCAACGAATTGGACGCGGTAAATGTGTGATTACTGTAATTAGCGATCGCTATCTCAAATCACCCAATTGTATGTTCGAGTTAGTCCAAATCGCTAAAAATGGAAACTTTTATAATCGCATTTTTCCTATTGTCTTACAAGATGCAAAAATATATGATCCCATTGACCGTGCAGACTATATCATCCACTGGGAAGCAAAAAGTCGAGAACTAGAAACAAAAATTAAACAATTATCTTCTACTGCCAACGTACCAAGTTTACAGAGGTCTATCAACGAATATACGGAAATCCGAGCCACTATTGATGGATTGGTAGATATTCTGCAAAATATGAATACACTGACAGCTGATATCCATAGCGAATCAGGATTTACAGAATTGCAGCAGGCAATCATAGACCGTTTAGATGAATAA
- a CDS encoding dienelactone hydrolase family protein: MTNTEIRTNYVKVPNGDLQIDAYLAEPTRPGKFPGVIVIQEIFGVNIHIREVAERFAHEGYVAIAPTLYQRIAPGFEAGYNPEDIQRGRGYKEQTTAAEILSDIQAAIAYLRTLANVQGDAIGSIGFCFGGHVVYLAATLADIKATASFYGGGIPNSTPGGGEPTIRHTSAIKNPIYTFFGNEDQGIPLEQTQQIEAELKKYQIPHAIFRYPGAGHGFFCNHRASYNPEAATDAWQKVLELFQKTLQLQTV; encoded by the coding sequence ATGACAAACACAGAAATTCGCACCAATTACGTCAAAGTTCCCAATGGTGATTTACAAATCGATGCTTACTTAGCGGAACCGACAAGACCGGGAAAGTTTCCAGGGGTGATTGTGATTCAAGAAATATTTGGTGTTAATATTCACATCCGAGAAGTCGCTGAGAGATTTGCTCATGAAGGGTATGTAGCGATCGCACCAACATTGTATCAACGTATTGCACCTGGTTTTGAGGCTGGATACAACCCCGAAGATATCCAGCGTGGGAGAGGCTATAAAGAACAGACAACAGCCGCAGAAATCCTGAGTGATATTCAAGCAGCGATAGCCTATTTAAGAACTTTAGCAAATGTGCAAGGAGATGCGATCGGTTCTATCGGCTTCTGTTTTGGTGGTCATGTTGTTTACCTAGCAGCCACTTTAGCAGATATCAAAGCTACAGCATCCTTCTATGGTGGCGGTATTCCCAACTCTACACCTGGAGGTGGTGAACCGACAATCAGACACACATCAGCAATCAAAAACCCAATTTACACCTTCTTTGGTAATGAAGATCAAGGAATTCCCCTAGAACAGACACAACAAATAGAAGCTGAATTAAAGAAATATCAGATTCCTCATGCTATCTTCCGCTATCCTGGCGCGGGACACGGCTTTTTCTGCAATCATCGTGCTAGCTATAACCCTGAAGCGGCGACTGATGCTTGGCAAAAAGTTCTTGAACTCTTCCAAAAAACCCTCCAACTTCAGACAGTTTAA